A single window of Paenibacillus sp. FSL H8-0537 DNA harbors:
- a CDS encoding sensor histidine kinase, which produces MKLQRLYDQYVRNNLFMKMILLFVLITTGTIVTFAYFMYDFMSQSIVRNELENQKKAMDSVNSYMTRKYDSVQSMMVDVYRNEPLSLNLSYFLQNPFDDYMKFRLDQNVDEASTSLPKGLDYFDNKLEDDPDIENLLLYSSNRQFLYVYKKNHVTKLISSNASRSFIPDAMAQEDTRVSVPNIWVRRAIEQTDPELYAFRLPINDKQTLKGLGQLLVYFKSENITQVLKNYEGQLKGYIVVLNPAGEVLFDSSDTYYGQVYPYMDKLDTLYGTAMLEQQSYVTTLTQNQAGFIVVGVAPKAEVAAAAHGLKQMIMLISALCIAVVLLVPTLAVVNFAKRTKKIIRFMRKVESGELTARIQDDRGDELGQISRSFNDMLDELSRHIDTVYKAEIKQKHTELAALQARVNPHFLYNTLEVIRMRAVSQGAKDVGEMIYSLSVLFKSFVQPKGSNTLKDELETARLYLELFRIRYKDRLSFAISCEEGLGDKQVMRMALQPLIENYVVHGLRPRSMDNEVQVDVRRKDERIWVTIADNGSGISSKQLEEIRQRLALPEEAGGDSFGLRSVHERLQLLYGSEYGLDIDSKEGEGTTVMLSFPYDKEAEHV; this is translated from the coding sequence ATGAAGCTGCAGCGGCTGTACGATCAATACGTCCGAAATAATCTGTTTATGAAAATGATTTTGCTGTTCGTATTGATTACGACGGGCACAATCGTCACCTTTGCCTATTTTATGTATGATTTTATGTCGCAATCGATCGTTCGCAATGAGCTGGAAAATCAGAAAAAAGCGATGGATAGCGTAAACAGCTATATGACCCGCAAATATGATTCCGTCCAGTCCATGATGGTGGATGTATACCGCAATGAGCCGTTATCGCTGAATTTATCTTATTTTTTGCAAAACCCGTTCGATGACTATATGAAATTCAGGCTCGATCAAAATGTCGATGAAGCGAGTACGAGTCTGCCGAAAGGGCTGGACTATTTTGACAATAAGCTGGAGGACGATCCGGATATCGAAAATTTGCTGCTGTACAGCTCGAATCGGCAGTTTCTATATGTGTATAAGAAAAATCATGTCACGAAGCTGATTTCGTCCAACGCCTCACGTTCCTTTATTCCCGATGCGATGGCACAGGAGGACACCCGCGTATCCGTTCCGAATATTTGGGTGCGGCGCGCCATTGAGCAGACCGATCCTGAGCTGTACGCCTTTCGGCTCCCGATTAATGACAAGCAGACGCTTAAGGGGCTAGGCCAATTGCTCGTCTACTTCAAATCGGAAAATATTACGCAGGTGCTGAAAAATTATGAGGGCCAGCTTAAAGGCTACATCGTCGTACTGAACCCAGCCGGAGAGGTGCTGTTTGATTCCTCGGACACCTATTATGGGCAAGTTTATCCCTATATGGACAAATTGGATACGCTCTATGGAACGGCGATGCTGGAGCAGCAGTCCTATGTCACGACGCTGACGCAAAATCAGGCGGGCTTTATCGTCGTCGGTGTAGCGCCGAAGGCGGAGGTCGCGGCAGCGGCCCACGGGCTGAAGCAGATGATTATGCTGATCAGCGCGCTGTGCATTGCCGTCGTGCTGCTGGTGCCGACGCTCGCCGTCGTCAATTTTGCCAAACGGACGAAAAAAATTATTCGTTTTATGCGCAAGGTGGAAAGCGGCGAGCTGACCGCGCGCATCCAGGATGACCGAGGCGACGAGCTGGGGCAAATTTCGCGAAGCTTTAATGATATGCTCGATGAGCTGAGCCGCCATATCGACACGGTATACAAGGCGGAAATCAAGCAGAAGCATACGGAGCTTGCGGCTTTGCAGGCGCGGGTCAATCCGCATTTTCTATACAATACGCTGGAGGTTATTCGCATGCGGGCCGTCTCGCAAGGGGCGAAGGATGTGGGAGAGATGATTTACAGCCTGTCGGTGCTGTTCAAAAGCTTTGTGCAGCCCAAGGGGAGCAATACGTTAAAGGATGAGCTGGAAACGGCGCGCCTTTATTTAGAGCTGTTTCGCATCCGCTATAAGGACAGGCTCTCCTTTGCTATCAGCTGTGAGGAAGGGCTTGGCGACAAACAGGTGATGCGGATGGCGCTCCAGCCGCTAATTGAAAATTATGTGGTGCATGGCTTGCGGCCCCGCAGCATGGACAACGAAGTTCAAGTGGACGTGCGGCGCAAGGATGAGCGGATTTGGGTGACGATAGCCGATAACGGCAGCGGTATCAGCAGCAAGCAGCTGGAAGAAATCCGGCAAAGGCTGGCACTGCCAGAGGAGGCTGGAGGTGACTCCTTCGGGCTTAGAAGCGTGCATGAGCGGCTGCAATTGCTATATGGAAGCGAATATGGGCTCGATATCGACAGCAAAGAGGGTGAGGGGACGACGGTCATGCTGTCCTTTCCCTATGACAAGGAGGCAGAGCATGTATAG
- a CDS encoding response regulator transcription factor → MYRVFIVDDEPFIIDGLYDIIDWSAFGLEIVGSAENGQEALAALMDLPADILLTDISMPTMDGLTLIREARKFRPDLKVIILSGYNEFNYIKEGLRLGVENYLLKPINLDELQETLAGTIDKLNASKADRLFSEYDIRILRDNILYRWLTGRIAPSELQERMELLQLSLDRPYVVTAVVRTDEPASPAYEAAQRLAVQDSSMLPFVDIDGDLVIVFMLDEPEEGKREAIEKLRSMQPKLTRSAMRLSIGSAEPMGEAAPRSYANAKKAQEYFLLYDDPEILDYDLLVQAGTPGTANEAAAPLDWPSFARLIKAREIEKLHEAIEAEFERCHAREGITPAFIQSMAIELMIRFKMELREIKQTDQPELYEAGFAKIMQLASIDGLMAVVKEAAALTVESLLRDVKSPVIQLVLTEVHEHYAQPLSLKLLSQQYNIHPVYLGHLFQKETNETFTEYINKYRIGKAQQLLKETQLKVQEIAATVGYWETGYFYKQFKKYVGISPTEYKGLL, encoded by the coding sequence ATGTATAGAGTATTCATCGTGGATGATGAGCCATTCATTATTGATGGACTATATGACATTATTGACTGGTCGGCCTTTGGCCTGGAAATCGTCGGAAGCGCGGAAAATGGCCAAGAAGCGCTGGCAGCTTTGATGGATTTGCCTGCAGATATATTATTGACCGATATTTCGATGCCGACGATGGATGGGCTCACTCTTATTCGGGAAGCGCGCAAATTCCGCCCAGACCTGAAAGTGATTATCCTAAGCGGCTATAACGAATTTAATTATATAAAAGAGGGCCTGAGGCTTGGCGTTGAAAACTATTTGCTCAAGCCGATTAATCTCGACGAGCTGCAGGAAACGCTCGCGGGCACGATTGACAAGCTGAATGCCAGCAAAGCGGACCGGCTGTTCAGTGAATACGATATTCGTATTTTGCGTGATAATATATTGTACCGCTGGCTGACAGGACGCATTGCACCCAGTGAGCTGCAGGAGCGAATGGAGCTGCTGCAGCTAAGTCTCGACCGACCGTATGTCGTTACCGCTGTAGTACGTACGGATGAGCCGGCATCACCGGCCTATGAGGCTGCTCAGCGATTGGCTGTGCAAGATTCGTCGATGCTGCCGTTTGTCGATATTGATGGCGATTTGGTCATCGTATTTATGCTCGATGAGCCTGAGGAGGGCAAGCGTGAGGCGATAGAAAAGCTGCGCAGCATGCAGCCGAAGCTGACGAGGAGCGCCATGCGGCTCTCCATCGGAAGCGCCGAGCCAATGGGGGAAGCAGCGCCGCGCAGCTACGCGAATGCAAAGAAAGCGCAGGAATATTTTCTGCTGTATGATGACCCCGAAATATTGGATTACGATTTGCTTGTGCAGGCAGGGACGCCAGGGACGGCAAATGAGGCTGCTGCACCGCTCGATTGGCCCTCCTTTGCGAGGCTGATTAAAGCGAGGGAAATAGAGAAGCTGCATGAAGCGATTGAGGCGGAGTTCGAGCGCTGCCACGCTAGGGAAGGTATTACGCCCGCTTTTATACAAAGTATGGCCATTGAGCTGATGATTCGCTTTAAGATGGAGCTGAGGGAGATTAAGCAGACCGATCAACCGGAGCTGTATGAGGCGGGCTTCGCCAAAATTATGCAGCTTGCTTCGATTGACGGGCTGATGGCGGTTGTGAAGGAAGCAGCAGCCTTGACGGTGGAATCGCTGCTGAGGGATGTGAAAAGCCCGGTCATTCAATTGGTGCTGACTGAGGTGCATGAGCATTATGCACAGCCATTGTCGCTTAAGCTGCTGAGCCAGCAATATAATATTCATCCGGTTTACCTCGGCCATCTGTTCCAGAAGGAGACGAATGAAACCTTCACCGAATATATAAATAAATACCGCATCGGCAAAGCACAGCAGCTGTTGAAGGAGACGCAGCTCAAGGTGCAGGAAATTGCGGCAACCGTCGGCTACTGGGAGACAGGCTATTTCTACAAACAATTTAAGAAATACGTCGGAATTTCCCCGACTGAATACAAGGGACTACTCTAA
- a CDS encoding ABC transporter substrate-binding protein, with translation MSNKRKRFMPLLALLMVASLVLGACGSKNESGGEVGTAEKPVELIWYTIGTPQKDVDKVMAEVSKYTAEKIGVTIKMNMVDWGDYAQKLQVMTASGDPVDIMFTASWAFDYVQNARKGAFLQIDDLLKEKGQGIVSALDPAFLEGSKVDGHNYGIPANKELPAQEVWRFNKQLLDKYNLDMSGVYTLESLEPLLKTIKENEPDVYALAVDKNQMPYVKYDYIIEKLPMAVALDTTDYKIVNVLDTPEMKQILGTMHKYYKAGYIPTEAATMDSMTDAQTTGKWFADRATSQPFADNLWSASYGYPVVSTPASDALIYNWSVMGSMQAISANSAYPEKAMEFLNLLNTDPVLRNMIDSGIEDVHYKKVSDTVMENLDESKNYDMPTFSLGNLMITYLNTTDPTNKWEEFKKFNDAGTVAPLLGFNFDTSKVTTEIASVQNVKEEYWAALMTGTVDPEVYLPRANEKFKAAGLDKIIVEAQRQLDEWRAANGK, from the coding sequence ATGAGTAACAAGAGAAAAAGATTTATGCCTCTGCTTGCCTTGCTGATGGTTGCATCGCTTGTGCTTGGCGCTTGTGGAAGTAAAAACGAAAGCGGCGGTGAAGTGGGAACAGCCGAAAAGCCGGTTGAGCTCATCTGGTACACCATTGGTACACCGCAAAAAGATGTAGATAAAGTTATGGCCGAAGTGAGCAAATACACGGCTGAGAAAATTGGCGTTACGATTAAAATGAACATGGTGGACTGGGGCGATTATGCTCAGAAGCTGCAAGTTATGACAGCATCCGGTGACCCGGTTGACATTATGTTTACAGCGTCATGGGCATTCGATTACGTGCAAAATGCAAGAAAAGGCGCTTTCCTGCAAATCGATGATTTGTTGAAGGAGAAAGGCCAAGGCATCGTTAGCGCACTGGACCCGGCTTTCCTAGAAGGCTCCAAGGTCGATGGCCACAACTACGGTATCCCAGCTAATAAAGAATTGCCAGCACAAGAGGTATGGCGCTTCAACAAACAGCTGCTCGACAAGTACAACCTGGACATGTCTGGCGTATACACGCTAGAGAGCCTGGAGCCGCTATTGAAAACGATTAAAGAAAATGAGCCGGACGTATACGCACTTGCGGTGGACAAAAACCAAATGCCGTATGTGAAATACGACTACATTATTGAGAAGCTGCCAATGGCGGTTGCGCTGGATACGACAGATTACAAAATCGTAAACGTGCTCGACACGCCAGAGATGAAGCAAATTCTCGGCACGATGCACAAATATTACAAAGCAGGCTACATTCCGACGGAAGCCGCAACAATGGATTCCATGACAGATGCGCAAACGACGGGCAAATGGTTTGCAGACCGTGCGACCTCGCAGCCGTTCGCGGACAATCTGTGGTCGGCGAGCTACGGCTACCCGGTTGTATCGACGCCAGCGAGCGATGCGCTCATTTACAACTGGTCGGTTATGGGCTCGATGCAGGCCATTTCCGCTAACTCCGCTTACCCAGAAAAAGCGATGGAGTTTCTGAACCTGCTTAATACGGACCCTGTTCTGCGCAATATGATCGATTCCGGTATTGAAGATGTGCATTACAAAAAAGTGAGCGACACCGTCATGGAAAATCTCGACGAGTCGAAAAACTACGATATGCCAACCTTCTCGCTCGGCAATCTGATGATTACGTATTTGAATACGACAGACCCGACGAACAAATGGGAAGAATTCAAGAAATTTAATGATGCGGGTACAGTAGCCCCGCTGTTGGGCTTCAACTTTGATACATCGAAAGTGACAACAGAAATTGCTTCCGTACAAAACGTGAAAGAAGAGTACTGGGCAGCTCTAATGACCGGTACAGTTGACCCTGAAGTTTATTTGCCGCGTGCCAATGAGAAGTTTAAAGCGGCAGGCCTGGATAAAATTATTGTGGAAGCGCAGCGCCAGCTTGATGAGTGGAGAGCCGCGAACGGCAAGTAA
- a CDS encoding ABC transporter permease subunit → MGAIGRFFKDMNKNTAMLLMVLPATAWFILFSYLPMAGMIIAFKEYRYSRNGFLASIIDSKWVGFQNFKFLFSTNDAYIITRNTVLYNVVFIVLGLVIAVAMAIMLAEITNKRLAKLYQTGMFLPYFLSWVIVGYFVYSFLSLDRGVFNQIAEMLGMDPVNWYSSPGYWPVMIVVVFLWKSVGYNSVIYLAAIMGIDKSLYEAAMIDGANKWQQIRNVTLPMLMPLMTILTLLAIGKIFYADFGLFFQVPRDSGTLYSVTNVIDTYVYRGLKSTGEIGMTTAAGLYQSIIGFILVITSNGIVRKFNKDNALF, encoded by the coding sequence GTGGGAGCTATAGGACGTTTTTTCAAGGATATGAACAAAAATACCGCCATGCTGCTAATGGTGCTTCCAGCTACAGCCTGGTTTATACTATTTTCCTACCTGCCGATGGCGGGCATGATTATTGCCTTCAAGGAATACCGCTACAGCCGCAATGGCTTTCTAGCCAGCATTATTGATAGCAAATGGGTAGGCTTTCAAAACTTCAAGTTTCTGTTCAGTACGAATGATGCCTACATCATTACCCGCAATACGGTGCTGTACAATGTCGTGTTTATTGTACTGGGCCTTGTCATTGCGGTAGCGATGGCGATTATGCTTGCTGAAATTACGAATAAGCGGCTCGCTAAGCTTTATCAAACGGGCATGTTTTTGCCTTATTTTCTATCGTGGGTTATCGTGGGCTACTTCGTCTACAGCTTTCTGAGCTTGGATAGAGGCGTGTTCAACCAAATCGCCGAGATGCTGGGCATGGACCCGGTCAACTGGTATTCGAGCCCGGGTTATTGGCCGGTTATGATTGTCGTCGTTTTCCTATGGAAATCGGTCGGCTATAACAGCGTCATCTATTTGGCCGCTATTATGGGGATCGACAAGTCGCTTTATGAAGCGGCGATGATTGACGGGGCCAACAAATGGCAGCAAATTCGCAATGTAACGCTTCCGATGCTGATGCCGCTCATGACGATTCTGACGCTGCTGGCGATCGGGAAAATTTTCTATGCCGATTTTGGCCTCTTCTTCCAAGTACCGCGCGATTCGGGTACGCTCTACAGCGTAACGAACGTTATCGACACTTATGTTTACCGCGGGCTTAAGTCCACGGGTGAGATCGGCATGACAACGGCTGCGGGCTTGTACCAGTCGATTATCGGCTTCATTCTTGTTATTACATCCAATGGCATCGTGCGCAAGTTTAATAAAGACAACGCATTGTTTTAG
- a CDS encoding carbohydrate ABC transporter permease has protein sequence MSVGTIKSRDFHKLSPAWNFIFHAVAGIFALLCVFPFLFVTIISFTDEATLASNGYQIIPEKWSVEAYRYLFKAGDQLLRSYGVTITITIVGTIIGVVCSALFAYAISRRNFKYRNFFAFFAFFTMLFNGGLVPTYIVMTQLLGLKDSLWALILPLAVNAFYIMILRTFFSTMVPDAIIESGKIDGAGEFGIFFRLVLPLSLPGLATIALFCTLGYWNDWFNALLYIDSPNLVPLQSMLMRIENSMQFIMKNSQNASLSVGVLQSMPQDTSRMAMVVLATGPIVFAYPFFQRYFIQGLTVGAVKE, from the coding sequence GTGTCTGTTGGAACGATTAAGAGCCGTGATTTTCATAAGCTCTCGCCAGCGTGGAATTTTATTTTTCATGCCGTGGCCGGCATTTTTGCCTTGTTATGCGTATTTCCTTTCCTGTTCGTGACGATTATTTCCTTCACGGATGAGGCGACGCTGGCCAGCAATGGTTATCAAATTATTCCGGAAAAATGGAGTGTGGAGGCTTACCGCTATTTATTCAAGGCAGGCGACCAACTGCTCCGCTCCTATGGCGTGACGATTACGATTACAATTGTAGGCACGATTATCGGTGTCGTATGCTCCGCATTGTTCGCTTATGCGATATCGCGGCGCAACTTTAAGTATCGCAACTTTTTCGCCTTTTTTGCCTTTTTCACGATGCTGTTCAATGGTGGCCTCGTACCTACTTATATCGTTATGACGCAGCTGCTGGGGCTGAAGGATTCCTTATGGGCACTCATTTTGCCGCTAGCAGTTAATGCCTTTTACATTATGATCCTGCGGACATTTTTCTCGACGATGGTGCCGGATGCCATTATTGAATCAGGCAAAATCGACGGCGCCGGAGAGTTCGGCATCTTCTTCCGCCTTGTACTGCCTTTGTCGCTGCCAGGTCTTGCTACCATTGCTCTGTTCTGTACGCTCGGCTACTGGAATGACTGGTTCAATGCGCTCTTGTATATTGATTCGCCTAATTTGGTGCCGCTGCAATCGATGCTGATGCGGATCGAAAACAGCATGCAGTTTATTATGAAAAATTCACAAAACGCTTCGCTAAGCGTAGGCGTTCTGCAATCGATGCCGCAGGATACGTCGCGGATGGCGATGGTTGTGCTGGCAACCGGCCCGATCGTGTTCGCATATCCGTTTTTCCAACGTTATTTCATTCAAGGTCTGACGGTAGGCGCTGTTAAAGAATAA
- a CDS encoding glycoside hydrolase family 125 protein has protein sequence MEQFRLPKIPLPELALPQAVQQVLDEAEQKLAHRPKLLQLFKNCFPNTLETTTKKMDDGTTFIITGDIPAMWLRDSVEQVIHYVPLAKNDADLQRIISGLIKRHMANIQIDPYANAFNESANDWHWNTTDETDMSPWVWERKFELDSICFSMRLAYAYWKETELTDIFDSGFKAAMRRIVELWKTEQRHFELSPYRFVRDNGIPTDSLRNSGMGMPVNYTGMIWSGFRPSDDACDFHYNIPANMFAVVTLRQMREMAEWVFRDMDFVKELKQLEDDVEHGIQLYGIYRHPEFGPIYAYETDGFGNYCLMDDAGTPGLLSITYLGYTTADDPIYQNTRKFALSKENPFYYEGKIAKGIGSPHTPPGYIWHMALSMQGITANNDEEKLAMIAMLEATDADTGFMHEGFHSDDPAIFTRKWFAWSNSLFSQLVYRAMKDGLL, from the coding sequence ATGGAACAATTCAGATTGCCAAAAATCCCGCTGCCAGAGCTTGCTCTGCCGCAAGCGGTTCAGCAGGTATTAGATGAAGCAGAGCAGAAGCTGGCGCACCGCCCGAAGCTGCTTCAGCTGTTCAAAAACTGTTTCCCGAACACACTGGAAACGACGACGAAAAAAATGGACGATGGCACAACCTTCATCATAACAGGGGATATTCCCGCGATGTGGCTGCGCGACTCGGTTGAGCAGGTCATTCATTATGTGCCGCTGGCGAAAAATGATGCAGACTTGCAGCGTATCATTAGCGGCTTAATCAAGCGCCATATGGCCAACATCCAAATTGATCCTTATGCGAACGCCTTTAATGAATCGGCCAATGATTGGCACTGGAACACGACGGATGAGACGGATATGTCGCCGTGGGTATGGGAGCGCAAGTTTGAGCTGGATTCGATCTGCTTCTCGATGCGCCTTGCTTATGCGTATTGGAAAGAGACGGAGCTGACCGATATTTTTGACTCCGGCTTTAAGGCAGCGATGCGCCGTATCGTGGAGCTTTGGAAAACCGAGCAGCGCCACTTCGAGCTTTCCCCTTACCGTTTTGTAAGGGACAACGGCATTCCTACCGATTCACTGCGCAATAGCGGAATGGGTATGCCGGTAAATTATACCGGAATGATCTGGTCGGGCTTCCGTCCGAGCGATGACGCTTGCGACTTTCATTACAACATTCCAGCGAATATGTTCGCGGTTGTAACGCTGCGGCAGATGAGAGAAATGGCCGAGTGGGTATTCCGCGATATGGATTTTGTGAAGGAGCTTAAGCAGCTGGAAGATGATGTGGAGCATGGCATTCAGCTGTATGGCATATACCGTCACCCAGAATTTGGCCCTATTTATGCTTATGAGACGGACGGCTTCGGCAACTATTGCTTGATGGATGACGCAGGCACGCCGGGCTTGCTCTCCATTACTTATTTGGGCTATACGACTGCTGACGATCCGATTTACCAGAATACGCGCAAATTCGCGCTTAGCAAGGAAAATCCTTTTTATTATGAAGGAAAAATCGCCAAAGGCATCGGAAGCCCGCATACGCCGCCAGGCTATATTTGGCATATGGCGCTTTCGATGCAGGGCATTACCGCGAATAACGATGAAGAGAAGCTGGCCATGATTGCCATGCTGGAAGCGACTGATGCCGATACCGGCTTTATGCATGAAGGCTTCCATTCGGATGATCCAGCCATCTTTACGCGAAAATGGTTTGCTTGGTCGAACAGCTTGTTCTCGCAGCTCGTTTATCGGGCGATGAAGGATGGACTGCTATGA